Sequence from the Coriobacteriia bacterium genome:
TGCTTCTCCGCATCTCGGACCGTACGGTCCGCCTCTTCGGCGGCACGCGCAGTGCGGTCCTTCATGACGAAGCGGTTCACAACAAAGCCGAGGGCGGCGCCGATGATCAGTGCGACGAACGTGACAACGATCGCTGTACTGCCCATGCGCGCCCTCCTTTCGATAGTGGTGCGTTCACATGTCCGTCAGGGACGAAAACGCTGCTCGAACTCCCCCAAACAGGAAAGCCGGACGGCATTCCGTCCGGCATCGAGACCGTGCAGCGTGAGGGTATCCAGATATGCGAAATACGGCCGTGCAGGCCGTCATCCTCGGAGTCTCACTTCATGCCACACATAGAACCGCACGTGAGCCGCGTCGAGCGACCCAGACGGGTGATCTTGATGCCTTCGGGAATCCTACCGTGAGTGGCAGTTTAGCGTCAAGGCGAGACGACGGGAGTTGTGATGCACCTCGGCCGTATTTGCGCAGGTCAGCGGTTCGAATGCCGGGTGCCCTACCTACTCGGCCGCGGGATCTTCCTCACAATCGCCGACCGCTTCAAGAGCCGTGGCGAGCGAGAAGCCGCGCGTGACTAGGCGGCGGATGAGCTTCTCGCGCTCGCGCTTGTTCGTGGCGCGGCGGCCGCGCAGGGCCACGCAAGCCTGTTCGACCTCGTGCTCATGGGGCTGAGACTCTGCGAGGGCTGTCTCGATCAGGGCGTCTGAGATTCCCTTGAGTTTGAGTTCCCGCGCTATCCGGCGCGGACCGTAGCCGGCACTCACGCGCGAGCGCACCCACGCCTCAGCAAACCGCTCATCGTCAATGAGCGAGACCTCAACGAACCGATCTGCAACCGACTGAGCTATGTGGCGCGGGTAGCCGGTGTCGAGCAGCTTTGCCAAGAGTTCATGCGCCGAGTGCTCGCGATAGCCGAGGAGCCGCAGCGCACGCTCCCTGGCGAGGTCGTACTCGACCTCTGCGAGCGAGGCCTCGACTTCGGCGCGTTCGATCTCTGCTCCCTCAACCAGACCGATCTCACGGGCTGCGATGGCGGACGTGGTGCGGGGGTCTTCGCCATCAGAAAACACGAGTCGCCGGGCCTTCGAACCGGGCCCGGCGACTTCGATGCGTTGGAGCATGGGTGCTGTCTCCCGTGAATCCGCTACTTGGATGCCGGGACGACGGGCTGGTCGGCGGCAGCCGGCTTGACGGGCGCCTGCTCGGCGACGGGTGCGCCGTTGGGAAGCCCAAGCGAGGTGCGAACCTTGCCGTCAATCTCGTCTCGGAGCGCGGGATTCTCGCGCAGGAAGTCCTTCGCAGCCTCGCGGCCCTGGCCCAGACGCTCTGCGCCGTAGGTGTACCAGGCGCCGGACTTCGCGACGATTCCCTCGTCCACGCCGAGGTCGAGGATTGAGCCTTCCTTGCTGATGCCCGTGCCGTACATGAGATCGAACTCTGCGATGCGGAACGGCGCAGCCACCTTGTTCTTGACGACTTTGGCTCTCACGCGGTTGCCTGTGATCTCGGTGCCCTGCTTGATGGAGTCGATGCGCCGCACGTCGATGCGGACCGTCGAGTAGAACTTCAACGCACGGCCGCCGCTCGTGGTCTCGGGGCTGCCGAACATGACGCCGATCTTCTCGCGCAACTGGTTGATGAAGATGCACGTGGTGTTTGACCTGCTGAGGGAGCCGGCGAGCTTGCGCAATGCCTGGCTCATGAGGCGGGCTTGAAGGCCGACCGTCGTGTCGCCCATCTCACCCTCAAGTTCTGCCCGAGGTACGAGTGCGGCGACGGAGTCGATGACAACGACGTCGATTGCACCACTGCGCACGAGCATGTCGCAGATCTCAAGCGCCTGCTCACCCGTGTCCGGCTGTGAGATGAGTATCTCGTCGATGTCGACGCCGAGCCGTGATGCGTAACTGGGGTCGAGCGCGTGCTCCGCATCGATGAACGCGGCGACCCCGCCTGCGGCCTGGGCCTCTGCGACGATCTGGAGTGCCAGCGTTGTCTTGCCTGAAGACTCAGGGCCGTAGATCTCCACGAT
This genomic interval carries:
- a CDS encoding regulatory protein RecX, with translation MLQRIEVAGPGSKARRLVFSDGEDPRTTSAIAAREIGLVEGAEIERAEVEASLAEVEYDLARERALRLLGYREHSAHELLAKLLDTGYPRHIAQSVADRFVEVSLIDDERFAEAWVRSRVSAGYGPRRIARELKLKGISDALIETALAESQPHEHEVEQACVALRGRRATNKREREKLIRRLVTRGFSLATALEAVGDCEEDPAAE
- the recA gene encoding recombinase RecA, with the translated sequence MDREKEKILDVAKEQIEKKFGKGSLMKLGEHAATDQVAAIPTGSLALDAALGIGGVPRGRIVEIYGPESSGKTTLALQIVAEAQAAGGVAAFIDAEHALDPSYASRLGVDIDEILISQPDTGEQALEICDMLVRSGAIDVVVIDSVAALVPRAELEGEMGDTTVGLQARLMSQALRKLAGSLSRSNTTCIFINQLREKIGVMFGSPETTSGGRALKFYSTVRIDVRRIDSIKQGTEITGNRVRAKVVKNKVAAPFRIAEFDLMYGTGISKEGSILDLGVDEGIVAKSGAWYTYGAERLGQGREAAKDFLRENPALRDEIDGKVRTSLGLPNGAPVAEQAPVKPAAADQPVVPASK